In Brassica napus cultivar Da-Ae chromosome A3, Da-Ae, whole genome shotgun sequence, the sequence CATTGCAAAATGATGTACACATATTCAGATTTTATCATAGGTAGAGAACTGAACTTCCAAATGTAAACAGTAAGTCTTAAAGTTGATCACCACACCAAGCGCTACCTGAAGTGAAAATACTAGAGACCTGAATATATGTCGTACACAATGGTTTGCCTTGGACATACTAGAGAACTTAAATAACGATCTTGCTTCAGCTTGTTCTTTTCAGAATTGCGCTCTCTAGAAGAGATGGTTCACCTGTGCCCACAAACTTCCCAAAAAAGGAGTAAAGCAGAGAAAGCGTAAAAGCTTGAAGATAATGAAGCCGAAGTTAATATTTCATAGCTTTTCATTATTTTCCATTTCGGTGTTACAATAAAATTCTATATAATGTTGTATATTGTAAAGTAGAAACCCTATAATATTACACAGCTGCTTACGTAGGGACACATTGCTTCCTTGGATCCAAAACTACATAATCAATACTGAAGCGTGATTAGTTGAACTGCGTTGTATGGAGGAGCATGACCACTTTGTCTCGTCTGCTTTTCCCTTCAGTAACCAAAGTAGCGCTGGTTTGGTGTTCATGATAGGTTTTGTTCTTTCCTTATGCCCAGTTCATTCCTTATGAAGCTTGTTTTAGCTTTCACAGCCTTATATTTAACCTTAAAGATTTACATGCTCACCATGTCAAAATAAATTCTCTGTTTCAGAagactgtttttgtttttggaacCCCAAACCTTCATAATAATGTTAATAAGTTCCTTTAAACTTTGTGAGGGTGAACAAGGGGTGTaaaatgagccaaacttactaTGGCTAGCCCAGCTCTTTatcaagtaaaataaaaaagtaaggaaaaaaaaagacacacaAAAGCagacaaaaaaacaacaacaatattGGATGAAACAAAACAGTATTGGATGACTACTTTTTTCTATTTGAAGAAATAAAACTAATCAACCCAAATAGTCTAAAACATTATCCGGCGGATCGATCCAGAGGCACTTTGGACGAGGAACAAGTTCTAGCCAGCTCAGACTTCCCTTATGTGGATTGTACCTGCTTTTATCAAAAGAGTAGGAGAGACAACGCATGCGCTTGTTACCAAACCTTAAGGAGCAGAGATTGTTCCTCATCCATGGAAGATTAGTCCTCATCTGAGAGTGATAAGAACTGAAGAAGATTGTGAAGCCATCAGGCTCAGTACTAGACATCTTCTCCCATCGCAAATAGCCTTGTTTAAACACCACTGGCTTCTCCTTGCCACAAGTAAACACGAGAAAGAGCTCTCCTTTCTTCTCTGCCAAGAAAGCTTCTCTCCTCTCCCACCCACCTTGCAGTTGATGATAGTGATATACATCCTCATGACAAACCCATGTCCTGGAAGATGGGTGAAAGGAGAGTACAAGGAGTCTCCACCAAAGGTAAAACAATAGAATCGATCATTGAGATAGACAAGCTTGCTCTTCATATAATATAGTAAAGCAGCAGGGAAGGCCTCGGTAATCCACTCAGTTGCTCCAGGATGGCAAGTGCTGATAGTGACATAATGATGCCGCAACGTAAAGTTTAAGGCTACCACAACACAATTATCAGATgtaggaggagaagagaatgCGATTGCCTGGAATGGTAGCGTAGACTTAGGCAAGCTTATGAGCTCCCGAGTAAACgggttgaagaaaaacaagtCCTTTGTGGTAGATGCGTGCATAAGTAACCAGCTGTGTGATGAGTAGCGCACAGTTGACTCAGCTAGCTCTGGCAGATTCAAAGTGTACGACTTCGACTGTACCGGGTCGTGGAGCTCAAATAAACTGCTACGTTTAGAGAAGCTCAGAAGCCAAGGATGCTTTTCCACTACCCGAACGGATAGTGCAGCTTCACACCATGATTTGCAAGAAGCTGATGCAATGATGTTGTCTTTTAACACAAGAAGAGACATTATTACTTCCAAAAGACTTGATGGAAGGTCAGAGAAACTCGGTTTCAATGCCTCTCCGCTCTGAGTTTTGAATCTACAGAACAACAAATGAACTTCAAATCAAGCAAAAGTGTGAGACGTCATCAAATTTGTCTACAAAGTTTGTTTGAGACTTTATCAaatatgtttcaaaatatattaatatcatagAGAAGTTGAaagtaaacaaaaaatcaataaatacattcaaaacaattttcccaAGAAAGATGAAAAAGTCAGTCAAACTTGTTAAATACACAacatctgaattttttttttctaaagagtTAAACCCGGATCTATTAAAGACAGAGACCTAACCCCCCCGGGTGAGAGGTGCAGTCTACGATAGATCTTCTTCCGGGTTTTCATACGGACATATCCGCAACCCGTGGTGAGCAGAACAATGTGACTTAGTTTCCACAGAAGTAGGATCAAGTTTGGAATGTGTTTGCATCTAAGACCCGTCCACTACCATTGGACCACAAGTCCCGCTCAACATCTTAATATTATAGTCTGTAGAACTCGTTGAGAGTGACGAACCTTTTACGGGTGATGGTGTTTGAAGACGTAGACGTAGAAGGTGACGCCATGGCCAGAGATGGGGTGATCACTGAagattttctagggttttgttGTGGCTCATATATAGTAGCctgtttaaaataattgatttataaAGACAGTtctcttaaataattttaaaaaatattttttcaccaaaatatactagaaaaagataaatgatcaaaaaaagttttattaaaaaagtacAAAACCATTGTACACTTtgtttatagatatttaaaaatgcatattagctaaagaaataataataaaaaaaaaaaatttctttatagTTTTCGaataatattcaatttttatcaaaataatttattttgaaatccaattttttttgtagaaactacttttaaaatttatttttacttttagtatttatttacttttaaaaatcatattttttagcATTAGGGATATCAGTGTATATTTACTATTTAATAAAGtctattttgattattttgatattaaagaaaaaactttttagggttatcataaatttttttaaaaaaataaatatatcattaaaaaGCACTTATCATTTCGGATACGCATCTGGAAATATTATGTAAGTGAaggtagaaaaataaaatatatgtgatAATTACATGTCAGTAAACAACTTTTTTGAACCTCCAAGAGATTAACACACCAGTCTTCTAGAAAGATAAAAGCTCACGGACCAAAGTGAACAAAcgtgaaagaaacaaaaactcatTAGCTTTGGCTGACTGGAGGTCAGAGATTAGAAGATATATAAAAACTTTGTCATACTTTTCCAAATCCAGTTCAACTTAATATCAATTATAACTCGAAAAAACTTCATGAATTAACCCACCCATCAGTGTCGTGCGAAGGATATTAGGGACCTAgggtaaaaataatttattttatatcaaatatgcgtattaatttttttaatacgaaccaaaaaataaattgttttctaatcttatattttaaaattatttttaagaaaaaataatcttatgaaaattaatgccaaaagttatattttagttacaattaaaaattgtatatacaaaCTCAAACTATATGCAGAAAAATGTTTTCgacattcaaaataaaaaatatataataaaattaatattcacAACAACTAAACagaaattatcatattattgaaaagtattaagagataattatagtttttattatattatcatatattaattatataatatatgaatatgaaaACTCCAAAATGTACTAATGTGAGAGGAGGTCTGGACCAATGCCCTAAAATTGATAAGGTGAGCAGGCTCTGCCACCCATCTACGTGGGATGATGGTCGGAGAAGGCAAATGTGACGTCATGAACAGAGACGGCGGTGGTGCCTGACGGGGCAACGGTTGTCGTGTTTGGTAATACATAATCTAAACTCCTAGGATTAGTTTTCGTATATatctccaaaaatatatatacacgaaTATATCGTTCAAAAGTCAATCTTTGTACTTGTTAATTCACCATTGATTCTTTTTATCTATACAGCTtacatttttcctttttttctctttcataaGTAGATCTTTTtgtagatcttttttttttttgataaaatacatAAGTAGATCTTCTTATGcttttttgatttaaaaaatgtgaatactgttaaaaatgaaaataaaaagctTCAAAATTTCTAAAGAAATTGTTACAACAAATGGAAGACGAAATACCCCGTATAAAAGCACCCACATTGCAAGGTTCTTAAGtgtatttcttaaaaaactgaaacaataaaagtaaaaaattggttattttcaaattttagaaaCTCAAGCCAATAGTTGAGGAGAATATGCTATCTCTATAGCCAATTTGTCCACAAACCTCGTCTGTTTAAGATGAAACAAGTTTAATATCTAAAAGCATTCTTACATTAGGAATCTCCCAGGCCTACAATTACTTagaaattgaaacaaaaaaactagtAAATCTTACACGCAAGCTCTCACAAATAGTCTAAAACGTTATTGGGCGGATTGATCCAGAGGCTCTGAGGAGGACAAAGATCTAACTCGTTGTTCCATTCAATAGACGGATTGTACCTGCTTTGGTCGAACGAGTAGGATACATGCCTGCGATTGTAACCAAACCTTGAGAAACATACGTTGTTCCTCACCCATGGGAGATTAGTTCCTAACTCAGAGTTATAAAAACTGACAAAGAATGTCAAGCCATCAAGCTCACTAGGACTCATCTTTTTCCAGCTCCAAGAAACTAGTTTATAGACCATTGGTTCCTCATTTAAGTTTGTTAACATGAGAAACAGCTCTCCTTTAGTCTCTGCCAAAAAATGTTCTTTCTTGTACCAATCTTGTGTCAGAGTAGGATCTAAATTTGCATGAGGATACGACTTCCACGTACGGGAAGATGGGTGAAAGGAAAACAACCTCTCTATTCCCACGTTAAAGCAATAAAATCGATCATTGTGATAGACAATCTTGGTCTTCATAGAAAACTGTTGATAGTTAGCAGGGAAGACACTAGCAATCCACTCAGTTGCTCCAGGATGGCAAGTGCTGATAGTAGTGACACGATGCTGCACGTTAAAGTTTAAAGCTACCACAACACAGTTATCCGATGTAGGAGGATAAGAGAATGCAATCTCATTAAAAGGAAACGCAAACTTAGGCAAACTTATTAGCTCCCGAGAAAAAgggctgaagaagaagatgtcctTTGAGTTGGATCTATGCATAAGTAACCAGCCTTCTCTTGAGTAACACACAGTTGATTTAGCTATCTCTGGCAGTTCTAGAGTGTACGACTTCCATTGGAATGGATCGACGAGTTTAAGTGAGTGTCCACGTCTAGACATGTAAAAAAGCCAAGGATGCTTTTCCACTACACGAACAAAGACTCCAGCATCAAGCCATGACTTGCAAGCAGCAGATGCacaaatgttatcttttaatacAAGACGAGACATTATTATTTCCATAAGACTTGATGGAAGATCAGCGAAACTCGGTTTCAATGCctcttctctcttagtttttgatctacaaaacaataaaattcaGATTATATAAAAGTTTGTGACTTTATCAAAGTCCTCTCAAAGCGAAAGCTGTAATATACTTCAAGGTCATAGACTAAAACGGGAATACAATAAGAAACACACATAAACACTCTTTCTCTTTTTGAAGAATACAAATACGTTGGTTTCGTTGAAAAGATTTAAAAACTTAATCACGCTTCTCAAATCCAATACAActgaataatattttgtaagAATTGCTTGAGAGTAACGAACCTTTTACTGGAGACGGTGGATGAAGACGGTGAGGGTGACGTCATGGCCGGAGATGGCGGTGGTGTTTGATGGGACAAAGCTGGTTGCATATTAATCTGTAGAGAATCTAAAATATTAGGGTTTGTTGTGTGTGTTCAGATGTCTTGGTGTTCCAAATATATATACGAACTAGAGTTAAGCCCGTgcagttatttattttagatttttaatatagttttatgtaatcaggtttgttgtttttgatgatttttattattgtaaagttaaatattttgtttaatatttatttggttaataTTAATTTGTAAGAAAAATCCTCAAAATTgatatacataatttatgtaagatttgttttttgggttttaggtTCACCTTTATAGACTCCGTTTCGGTTAAATTCgtttaaatgttttttgaaaaaaaaattcaatatagtaattctttttttttgcaatttaatCCACGAATTCAAAATTCCAGTCAAACCGTATTATAAAGCATTCATGTATTGATGATGTGGCAGTTATTTACGACTTAACATAAGTCAAAATTAAGGCAAAAATGTTGCATCCAACGGGATTTGATTCCTACATCCGACAACAATTAAGCAGCAAGCAAACCAACTCGCCCAATGTCTAAGGAGAAGTTCGCTCCCCGATCACTGGAGCTGCTCATCATaaattcattttgaaatttatgGTTTGATGTGTACTGGTATAAGAGCATCTCTAAAGGACTATCTATTATAGAGTTTGCAAAATAcaatatttgaagtttcaaggtgtttttctctaaaatcaaaattttaaatttaactttaaaattattagtaatttacactatggtccttatatttgtcataattaatataaatctatattttttttataaataactagcacatatataaaaatattataataatattaattaataaaatcttacattaaaatataaaattataaatacaaatacaacattaaatattaaactacaagcaaaataatacattattacataaaattattttcttaatgtttcattttcggttacacaaaacaaaacggaaaaaagtaaaaaaaaaaacccacaaAAGCATAGAAGTAAAAGCCAGGAACGACATAAAATGCGAATATTCAGATTCCTCTGGGTTAGAGAGGATTTGTTCTTATTATCACCACTAAATGGCAAGAAATGTTTCAGATTGGCATTGATACGTTCATGTGCAGATATTGCATATGAATCGAATCAAACCAAATAAGTTTCATATGGTGAGGTTTTCTTTGATCCTATGAAACGTGCCTATAATCTTCCCACCGAGATCTGGGAATGTCTCGCATCCAGGAAGAGAAGTCACTTGACCTGTCCTATCGACTTGAACTGGATACTTAAGAAGATGACTTGTCATCTCTGTGACTTCCTTTGCTGCATACTGTCTCCAGTTAAGCTCACTCAAATGCCT encodes:
- the LOC106443828 gene encoding F-box protein At4g00893: MEIIMSRLVLKDNICASAACKSWLDAGVFVRVVEKHPWLFYMSRRGHSLKLVDPFQWKSYTLELPEIAKSTVCYSREGWLLMHRSNSKDIFFFSPFSRELISLPKFAFPFNEIAFSYPPTSDNCVVVALNFNVQHRVTTISTCHPGATEWIASVFPANYQQFSMKTKIVYHNDRFYCFNVGIERLFSFHPSSRTWKSYPHANLDPTLTQDWYKKEHFLAETKGELFLMLTNLNEEPMVYKLVSWSWKKMSPSELDGLTFFVSFYNSELGTNLPWVRNNVCFSRFGYNRRHVSYSFDQSRYNPSIEWNNELDLCPPQSLWINPPNNVLDYL